The following coding sequences lie in one Arachis hypogaea cultivar Tifrunner chromosome 4, arahy.Tifrunner.gnm2.J5K5, whole genome shotgun sequence genomic window:
- the LOC140184154 gene encoding uncharacterized protein, with protein MALKKKLGEAKGQWADLVPEVLWSYNTTIHSATGETPFKIVYGTEAMIPVEITTPTIRAEHHTQTSNNQARATELDTIEEVRNNASLKQKALQQLTQRQYNKNVIPRAFQAGDLVLRKTEEARRTQGHGKLAAAWDGLYRVDKVLGMGAYTLQTLRGSTIPGTWNVSSLKLYIS; from the coding sequence ATGGCATTAAAGAAAAAGCTCGGAGAGGCAAAGGGCCAGTGGGCAGATCTAGTCCCCGAGGTGCTATGGAGTTACAACACTACTATCCATTCGGCCACAGGAGAAACCCCTTTTAAAATAGTATACGGGACAGaagcaatgattccagtagagatcACCACTCCCACAATCAGAGCCGAACACCACACACAAACCTCAAACAATCAAGCTCGAGCAACCGAACTTGATACAATAGAAGAAGTAAGAAACAACGCTTCACTAAAGCAAAAAGCTCTACAACAATTGACGCAAAGACAATATAACAAAAACGTGATTCCCCGAGCTTTCCAAGCAGGAGATCTAGTCTTGCGAAAGACAGAAGAAGCACGACGAACTCAAGGACATGGGAAGCTCGCGGCTGCTTGGGACGGACTGTATCGAGTCGACAAAGTACTCGGCATGGGAGCTTATACACTACAAACACTAAGGGGAAGCACAATCCCTGGAACCTGGAATGTTTCATCTTTAAAATTGTACATATCATAA